Sequence from the Nitrincola iocasae genome:
CCATTCTTCAGAGTGCAAAAAGTCGTGGTATCTGGCTGGGTATTAACCTGGCTACAGCGTTTCTTGCTGCGGCCGTTATTGGTCAGTTTGAGGCTGTACTGGAACAGGTAGTCGCCTTGGCCGTGTTGATGCCTGTTGTAGCCAGTATGGGCGGAATTGCCGGAAGTCAGACGTTGACGGTGGTCATACGCGGTATGGCGCTGGGGCAAATAGCCGGTAATAACAGGGTCTGGCTATTCAATAAAGAGTTATGGGTAGGGTTGACCAATGGGGTTATCTGGGCCTTGGTCGTTGGTCTGATCTCTCACCTCTGGTTTGGTGATCCAAAGATCTCACTGGTGATTTCAATTGCGATACTAGTCAATATGACGCTTGCCAATCTGGCCGGTATTGCTATTCCTTTGATGTTGAAAAAACTGAAAATCGATCCGGCTCTATCTGGCGCTGTGATTTTAACAACGGTCACTGATGTTGCTGGCTTCCTATCCTTCCTGGGGTTGGCGACACTCATTATCTTGCATTGAGCTAAGCTGATGTTGACCTGATCGGCTGAAGCCTGATTGATCAAATCAGCCACAAAATAGTGGAACCTAGCAGTACAATACCGGATAAACCCGCCCAAATTATCAGTGTATGTTGTCTTTGCTGGAGTAACTCAGTCAAACGTGTTTCCGGAGTCAGTAGGTCATCATCTGTGGTGCCCTGAGACCAGCGTTGTTGTGTTTTCATTAGCTCTATCCTTATTGCTTAAATATACAAAGGGGTAGTGGCAGACTCATGCCTTGGCATATGCACGCTTCGGCTAAGGCGCTGTCTTCTTCTGTATTGCCCCAACCGGTTTGCCATGGATAGCAGTTGAGCCATCGGATTGCCTACACACAGCTTCACCGGTGAGTTCCAGAGGTAAAACAACAGATCCTGAGTGATCTCATTAGCAAAGCTGGCTGATCCGAATAACCCGGAAAGATAGGCATTCAACTCCTCATGATGCTGAGACAGGTACTCAGACAGGTCAGTGGCTTGTTCATCGATCATCTCATCCTCCCGGACATTTCAGTTCAATATCCAATACATTAATCATAATGATAACTATTATCAATAGTATCTATAGATTTTTTTATACGTCATATCAAAGCACCTATAGCGCTCGTTTAGTTCATCCTGAATAAGAGCAATAAGGAAGATAAAAATGTCTTGTAATATCTATGATAAGCGTTATCATTTGTATTGAAATAGATTAGGGGGGCTGGCTGATGTATATTTGTATCTGTAATGGTGTAACTGAACGCGATGTACGCCAGGCAATTGATGGTGGAGCGTCAAATATTCGTGATTTGAATCGTTCGCTTCAGGTGGGTAGTTGTTGTGGGAAGTGTGTCTGTCTGGCCCGCGACTTGCTGCGTACGCAGTCAAAATCCAATGCCAACTGCAGCTATGTAGATGCGACCGCCTGTTAGTCTTCTTGCCTCATAATACTCATGAATGCTCATGGATGAGCGCTTATTTTTCTTCCTGCTTAATTTCCTTTCTGCCAAACCTTCTTTATTGATTAAATAGGCGTTGTTGAAACCAAAGCTAGACCTCGTTTGGTTTAGCGCTGGGCAAAAAAAACCGTAACACAGTTTACCTGTGTTACGGCCTAACGTGCTGAGAGCACATGAACTGTAGTGCGGTTAAGCACGAGTTCAACCTGTCAATGAATCTTCATGTTAATGCAAAGCATTATCGTTTGCAATTGTTTTGAAGAAAAAAACAGAATTTTTTCAGATTCAGATTCAGATTTGTGACTGCAAATAGTTTTGTAGCCCCAGTTTTTCTATTAGCCCCAACTGCTGCTCTAGCCAGTGTGCATGATCTTCTTCAGTATCCTTAAGCAGTGTCAGTAGCATGTCACGGCTTTGGTAATCCTGAGTGGTTTCGCACAGTGCGATAGCCGATTTGAGCTGACGGGTCACTTCATATTCCAGGTCCAGATCAAATTGCAGCATTTCAGGTACGGTAGAGCCTATGTTGGCAGGGCCGCGAGTTGACAGGTCAGGCTTGCCTCCCAGGAGAAGAATGCGGTCGATCAGCAGGCTGGCATGACCTTTTTCATCATCAAACTCGTGTGCAATGCGTTCGTGAAGTTTCGACAGTCCCCAGTCTTCGTACATCTTCGAGTGCACAAAGTACTGGTCCATAGCAGCGAGTTCGCCACCCATTAATTTGTTCAGGGCTACAATTACGTCAGGGTTGCCTATCATAGTATTTCTCCATTCGGTTTGCTGTTCAGGTCATGGACTGCAGGTAGTTTTCTATGCTGATACTGTTGATCAGTTGTAGCTGGGTTTCCAGCCAGTCCAGATAATCTTCTTCATATTCCAGAATATCTTCAAGCAGTTCGCGGCTAACGTAGTCCTGTTCGGTTTCACAAACCGCTATGGCTGTTTTAAGCAGGATTAACTGATCTGATACAAAGCCCTGATCTGCTTTCAGCATCTCTGCAGGTGTCTCACCAATGCGCAGCCGATCAAGGTGTTGCAGGTTGGGGAGGCCTTCCAGAAGCAGTACGCGCTCGATGAGTTTGTCGGCTTGCTTCATGTCTTTGATGGATTTTTTATAGGCTTTTTCATTCAGTGCAGCAAAGCCCCAGTTGCCAAACATACGTGCGTGCAGAAAGAACTGGTTAATTGAGGTCAGCTCGTACGTAAGTACCTTGTTGAGCTGTTGTATTACGGATTTTTCACCTTTCATAATATCTGTCCGGTCAATTGTTTAATCGGGTAAATAATAGCACTTAATGACAAATCTGTGTTGACAAATGCACAAACCGTAACGATAATAATTATCGTTAGTGTTAAGGAGCTTATATGAAAAATCAACCATCAGCACAGATGAATGCTGAACAGAAACAGGCTGCTCCACTCATTGGCAGTCAGGGACGTTCACAAAGAGTATCCAGTGAGGAATTACTTGCAGGAAATGGACGTCTTGAGATAGTTCATGACAATGAAGTCTATCGTTTGTCACGGACGAAAAATGGAAAGCTGATACTGACCAAGTAAGTGCTTTGACACTAACTTTCCCAATCAACTAAAACGCGTAACGCCAGCCACCCAGTGCCCTCAGGCAGCCAGCTCGCGCGGATGACATCATAGTGATGCTGTCCACGGAGTCATAGATGAATAATTACTGGTTTGAATTTGTTTGCATCGGCGTAAGTGCCTTGTGCGCTTCAATGTTTTTATTGCCTGTGCAGATTCCTATCTGATGTTTTCTTATCTCTCTTTCAGTTGGGCTGACTAATATTATGGGTGACAGAGTTATGAATTACATAGTTTATTTTCCACGCCATCTGCTGGCATTGGCAGTTGGCCTTAGTATTTCAGGCTATTCTTTGGCTGATATATCCACGCCAGTAGTCTCGAAAGCAATACTTAAGGAGTTAACTGTTACGGCTTCGCATACCGAGCAGGATGTTCTGAATGTGGCCAATACAGTCAGTGTAATTACGGAAGATGATGTTCAGAAGCAGCAGGCTGCAGATATACAGGATATGCTGCGTTATGAAACCGGCGTGTCGGTACGTGCTCAGCCAATGCGAGCCGGTGCGACGTTCAGTAGTGTTGGCCGGGGGGGTAATGAGGGGGTCAACATACGTGGCCTGGAAGGAAATCAGGTAACAATCCAAACCGATGGCGTTCGTCTTCCTGCGCTTTATAGCTTCGGTCCGATTGTGACGGGTCGCGGTAACTATCTTGAACCAGAAGGCTATCGCCGTGCCGAAATTCTTCGGGGGCCAAGTTCAACTTTATATGGCAGTGAAGGCCTGGCGGGTGCCGTGAGTTTTGTCACCAAGGATCCTGAAGATCTGCTGACGCTCGGCAAGGATGTACAATTTAATATCAGAACTGGCTATGCCTCAGAGAATAAGAGCTGGTTTACCACGCCAGCCGTGGCAGCCAGAAATGAACAGGTATCTGCCATGCTGCTCTATACCCAGCGTGATGCTGAGCAGTTGCGTAATCAGGGTGGGGTAGCTGGTGTGGGTGATACACGAACGCAGTCAAACCCGCAGCAGATTGACAGTGATTACTGGCTTGGAAAGCTGGTGTGGGATGTGAATGACGAACATCGCCTGAAATTTACCGTCGAATCGATTGATCGTAATACCGATACTGAGGTGTTAAGTGGATTAAGTAGTACGGTAACGGCATTGAATGCTGATGATCGTGTACGTCGTGATCTATACAAGATGGATTATCTGTATCAGCCTACGTCCAGTAATGGGCTTCTGCGTATGGCGCGTATTAGTCTGTATCAGCAAGATAGCCGTGAACGGCAATTTAGCGATGAGCGACGCACTATAGGTGATCGTACTCGTGATAATGAATACAGTGAGCTGGTTCAGGGCGTGAATGCTGTATTTGAAAGTCAGTTGGGAGAGACAGTCACGCAGACCTTTCATTATGGTGTCGATTACTCTCAGACCGATGTTCAGGCGTTGCGGGAGGGGACACCGGCAGGCACCAGCTTCCCGGATAAACCTTTTCCTGATACCGACTATCAACTACTCGGCTTGTTTGTTCAGGATGAGATCGCTCTGGGTCAATGGCGTATCATTCCAGGGCTTCGTTACGATAGCTACAAACTTGATCCCGCTACAGGTGACCAATTTTATCGTGGGCTACCGCCAGAGTCCTTGTCTGACAGTGCTGTGTCAGCCAAGTTGGGTGTGGTATGGCAACAGGCACCCTTATTGAATTGGTTTGCCCAATATGCCGAGGGTTTCCGTGCCCCTACGCCGCAGGATGTAAACAGTGGCTTTACTAACCTGAGCAGTCCGTTTTTTTCCTATCAGACCATTGCCAATCCTGATTTGAAGGCTGAAACCAGTCGTATGTATGAAGTGGGGTTGCGTGGTCGTGACAATCAACTGCGCTATAGCGTTAGTGTGTTCCGTGCTGACTATAAAAACTTTATAGAAAATGTTGCCGTCAGTGGTGCGGGTACACCAGCCGATCCGATGACCTACCAGAGTATCAACCGTGACAAAGTTACTGTGACGGGTATAGAAGGCGACGCTAGGTGGCAACTTGATCCTGTCTGGGCAATTTCCGCCGGGTTTTCCTGGCACCGGGGTGACCGGCGTGATGATGAGGGTAAAACACCCTTGGCCAGCATTGATCCAGCCAGATTATTGGCCGGCCTTCATTATGACCAGGGGGAATACTATGCTGATTTGATGTTGACTCATGAGCAAGCAAAAAAGCGTAATCCTGACGCAGACGGTTATTCACCTGGCAGTTTTACCACGGCTGATCTGATGGCTGGTTGGCAGATTAGCCGGAATGCTTCGCTTCAGGCAGGTGTGTTTAATCTGACAGATGAGCGTTACACCCATTGGGCCGATGTTCGAGATCTGAGTGCAGATTCACAGGTAATAGATGCCTATACGCAGCCAGGACGTAACGTTAGGGTCAGTTTTAACTATCAATTCTGAATCGGATGGCACCGCTTGACTGTGCCATTTGAGGTATGAGGTTAGCTCTATGAATATGATGAATCACAATCTGGAAATGATTATGCAGGAAAATCTTATTCAGCAGGTTGAAACCCTGTTGCGCGAAAAACCCCAGTTGCGTCCCGTCGAAATGGCTGATGAGCTAAAGGTTACTGAGTGGGCGGTGGTATCGGCATTGCCGGGCGAGCTGGTGCACTTGATCGAAGGGAATCTCGCTGAGGCGATTCTTCAGGATGTTGCGCACTGGGGTGCGGTGACAACAATCGTTGAACGAGACGGCTCAATATTTGAGTTCAAGGGGAGTTTACCCGAAGGGAAACCAGGCTTTGGCTACTATAACCTGATGGGTGAGGCTGGGCAGTTGCATGGGCATCTGAAGTTGGATGCTATCACCCATATTGCATTGCTTAGTAAACCGCTGCGAGGCAAAGAAGCTCATGCCATAGTGTTCTACAACAGGGCCGGTGCCTGTGTATTTAAAATCTATCTGGGGCGCGACCCGCAAGGCGTAATTTATGCACACCAGTTACAGGCATTTAACCGACTCAAGGGGCTTGGTTATGCCCGTTAAATTATCAGGAGTCTTGTATTTAGTTGTTGTGTTTCTGCTCACTGGCGTAACCCTTCCTGCATTTGCAGAGCCGCAGCGTGTGGTTTCAATAGATGGTTCCATTACCGAAATTATCTATGCCCTGGAGCAGGAGCATAGATTGGTGGGGCGAGACACCACCAGCACCTGGCCTGAAGAGGTCAATGATTTGCCCGATGTCGGTTATATGCGACAGCTATCCGCTGAAGGTTTGTTGTCTTTGAGACCGGATCTTATTCTTGTGACAGCAGATGCAAAGCCGCAGTCGGTACTGGATCAATTGCAGCAGACAGGTGTGAATATCAGAGTGATTCCCAATGTCTATACCTTAGCGGGTGTGGAAAATAAGATCGCTGAAGTAGCTGATGCGCTCGGGGTGGCTCCAGAAGGTGATGTATTGATTCAAGCCTTTGCTGAGGAATCCGATCAGGTGATTTCGCAGTTGACTGCTCGTAATGCAGATGCCATCCGCGCAATCTTTGTGATGGGCGTCCGTAACAGCAGCATGATGGTAGCTGGAAAAGGTAGCCGGGCTGATGCATTTCTGGCATTGGCCGGTTTGACTAATCCTTTTAGTGACAGTGTTGATAACTATCAGACCGTATCGGCCGAAGCTCTCATACAGGCCAATCCCGATTTGATTCTGACTCTTGAAAATGCAGAGGCGATGGGGGGCGGTAGAGACAGAGTGTTAGCCGACCCGGCGATCAGTCGTACGTCTGCAGGCCAGGCTGGCAAGGTCATAGCCATAGAGCCGCGTTGGCTTAATTTTGGTCCGGACTTGCCCCATAGCCTTAACGCCTTGGTGAATAGCCTGAATTTGCCGGAAAGTACGGTCGATCTGGCAGGTTCTGAAGGAGGTCATTGATGCAGCGAGTTGTATCATCACCGCGACTGGCGGCTGGTCTGTTGATACTGGCGTTG
This genomic interval carries:
- the hutX gene encoding heme utilization cystosolic carrier protein HutX; protein product: MNMMNHNLEMIMQENLIQQVETLLREKPQLRPVEMADELKVTEWAVVSALPGELVHLIEGNLAEAILQDVAHWGAVTTIVERDGSIFEFKGSLPEGKPGFGYYNLMGEAGQLHGHLKLDAITHIALLSKPLRGKEAHAIVFYNRAGACVFKIYLGRDPQGVIYAHQLQAFNRLKGLGYAR
- the hemP gene encoding hemin uptake protein HemP produces the protein MKNQPSAQMNAEQKQAAPLIGSQGRSQRVSSEELLAGNGRLEIVHDNEVYRLSRTKNGKLILTK
- a CDS encoding (2Fe-2S)-binding protein, encoding MYICICNGVTERDVRQAIDGGASNIRDLNRSLQVGSCCGKCVCLARDLLRTQSKSNANCSYVDATAC
- a CDS encoding TonB-dependent hemoglobin/transferrin/lactoferrin family receptor; translated protein: MNYIVYFPRHLLALAVGLSISGYSLADISTPVVSKAILKELTVTASHTEQDVLNVANTVSVITEDDVQKQQAADIQDMLRYETGVSVRAQPMRAGATFSSVGRGGNEGVNIRGLEGNQVTIQTDGVRLPALYSFGPIVTGRGNYLEPEGYRRAEILRGPSSTLYGSEGLAGAVSFVTKDPEDLLTLGKDVQFNIRTGYASENKSWFTTPAVAARNEQVSAMLLYTQRDAEQLRNQGGVAGVGDTRTQSNPQQIDSDYWLGKLVWDVNDEHRLKFTVESIDRNTDTEVLSGLSSTVTALNADDRVRRDLYKMDYLYQPTSSNGLLRMARISLYQQDSRERQFSDERRTIGDRTRDNEYSELVQGVNAVFESQLGETVTQTFHYGVDYSQTDVQALREGTPAGTSFPDKPFPDTDYQLLGLFVQDEIALGQWRIIPGLRYDSYKLDPATGDQFYRGLPPESLSDSAVSAKLGVVWQQAPLLNWFAQYAEGFRAPTPQDVNSGFTNLSSPFFSYQTIANPDLKAETSRMYEVGLRGRDNQLRYSVSVFRADYKNFIENVAVSGAGTPADPMTYQSINRDKVTVTGIEGDARWQLDPVWAISAGFSWHRGDRRDDEGKTPLASIDPARLLAGLHYDQGEYYADLMLTHEQAKKRNPDADGYSPGSFTTADLMAGWQISRNASLQAGVFNLTDERYTHWADVRDLSADSQVIDAYTQPGRNVRVSFNYQF
- a CDS encoding heme/hemin ABC transporter substrate-binding protein, translated to MPVKLSGVLYLVVVFLLTGVTLPAFAEPQRVVSIDGSITEIIYALEQEHRLVGRDTTSTWPEEVNDLPDVGYMRQLSAEGLLSLRPDLILVTADAKPQSVLDQLQQTGVNIRVIPNVYTLAGVENKIAEVADALGVAPEGDVLIQAFAEESDQVISQLTARNADAIRAIFVMGVRNSSMMVAGKGSRADAFLALAGLTNPFSDSVDNYQTVSAEALIQANPDLILTLENAEAMGGGRDRVLADPAISRTSAGQAGKVIAIEPRWLNFGPDLPHSLNALVNSLNLPESTVDLAGSEGGH
- the bfr gene encoding bacterioferritin, encoding MKGEKSVIQQLNKVLTYELTSINQFFLHARMFGNWGFAALNEKAYKKSIKDMKQADKLIERVLLLEGLPNLQHLDRLRIGETPAEMLKADQGFVSDQLILLKTAIAVCETEQDYVSRELLEDILEYEEDYLDWLETQLQLINSISIENYLQSMT
- the bfr gene encoding bacterioferritin, whose product is MIGNPDVIVALNKLMGGELAAMDQYFVHSKMYEDWGLSKLHERIAHEFDDEKGHASLLIDRILLLGGKPDLSTRGPANIGSTVPEMLQFDLDLEYEVTRQLKSAIALCETTQDYQSRDMLLTLLKDTEEDHAHWLEQQLGLIEKLGLQNYLQSQI